A window of Halomonas sp. H10-9-1 contains these coding sequences:
- a CDS encoding IS110 family transposase, with protein sequence MNISRVGVDIAKSVFHVHGVDRHDQVQWRGKYSRDKWLDAIANRVPVGAEIGMEACASAHHWARELQARGYHVKLIAAQFVKPYVKSNKNDRVDAEAICEAMGRPNMRFVAVKTVGQQDVQAAHRIREELVHQRTAKANQIRGLVGEYGIVAPVGIGKLRAALPRWLEDAENGLTDAFRVLLAGLAEDLRHLDDRIETVTASIEHQVQTDPVAKRLMTLRGVGPLTASALSGALGDGQAFRRGRDFAASLGLTPRQHSTGGRDRLLGISKRGDSYLRKLLVHGARAVLRHAEGKDDGLSDWVRRLSERKHVNVAIVALANKTARIAWAITHRDVAYDPALASQAA encoded by the coding sequence ATGAACATTAGTCGGGTCGGCGTCGATATCGCAAAGTCAGTTTTTCACGTCCACGGCGTGGATCGCCATGACCAGGTGCAGTGGCGTGGCAAGTACTCACGGGACAAGTGGCTGGACGCCATTGCCAATCGCGTCCCTGTCGGTGCCGAGATCGGTATGGAGGCGTGTGCCTCCGCCCACCACTGGGCGCGTGAGCTGCAGGCGCGCGGTTATCACGTCAAGCTGATCGCCGCTCAGTTCGTCAAGCCCTACGTCAAGAGCAACAAGAATGATCGGGTCGATGCCGAGGCCATCTGTGAGGCCATGGGTCGTCCCAACATGCGTTTCGTCGCAGTCAAGACCGTTGGCCAGCAGGATGTCCAGGCAGCTCATCGGATCCGTGAAGAGCTGGTTCATCAACGGACGGCCAAGGCCAATCAAATCCGCGGCCTGGTCGGCGAATACGGAATAGTGGCGCCTGTCGGTATCGGCAAGCTTCGGGCGGCGCTGCCCCGTTGGCTGGAAGATGCCGAGAATGGCCTGACCGATGCCTTCCGTGTGCTGCTGGCTGGACTTGCCGAGGATCTCCGTCACCTGGATGACCGCATTGAGACGGTCACGGCAAGTATCGAACATCAGGTGCAGACTGACCCGGTGGCGAAGCGCTTGATGACATTGCGGGGTGTCGGCCCGCTGACGGCAAGCGCGCTATCCGGCGCCCTTGGGGATGGCCAGGCATTTCGCCGCGGCCGGGACTTTGCCGCCTCGCTGGGCCTGACACCGCGTCAGCACAGCACCGGCGGACGAGATCGTCTGCTGGGCATCAGCAAACGGGGCGACAGCTATCTTCGCAAGTTGTTGGTGCACGGTGCCCGAGCCGTTCTCCGTCATGCCGAGGGCAAGGACGATGGGTTGAGCGACTGGGTTCGGCGGCTGTCCGAACGGAAGCATGTCAATGTCGCCATCGTCGCACTCGCCAACAAGACGGCACGTATCGCCTGGGCGATAACGCACCGGGATGTAGCCTACGATCCCGCCTTGGCTTCGCAGGCTGCGTAA